In one Drosophila pseudoobscura strain MV-25-SWS-2005 chromosome X, UCI_Dpse_MV25, whole genome shotgun sequence genomic region, the following are encoded:
- the LOC4812832 gene encoding aldose 1-epimerase: protein MVRVIEDMFGIAVNPMTQKTDQVRRFTLSTDRGMCVSIITLGAIIQRINVPDVDGKLEDVCLGYDDVAGYYRNQPAYFGATIGRVANRVARGRFKLCGKEVSVSRNFRDKYQLHGGFVGFDSVIWDVVGIHKDGVTFQHVSPDGHEGYPGEVTVNINFSLNDTGCFGMRIEARAKATTCVNITNHAYFNLAGHGSGRDTLLQHMLMIKAQKIVDTDLEQIPTGKLMRIRNTPYDFSSLVNLGKRIGQLANCPIHGFDNNYCVDVPPNRVQLVARVVHPCSGRFMEVHTNQPGVQFYTANNLPDEERGGVPNIGKAGAHYVRHGSFCLETQKYPDAMNHDDFPSIVLNPGQLYDHQVVYRFGACPKRI from the coding sequence ATGGTGCGCGTGATCGAGGATATGTTCGGCATCGCTGTCAATCCCATGACTCAAAAGACGGATCAGGTGCGTCGCTTCACGCTGAGCACAGACCGGGGTATGTGCGTGTCCATTATCACTCTGGGGGCCATCATCCAGAGGATCAATGTGCCGGACGTTGACGGAAAGCTTGAGGATGTTTGCCTGGGCTACGATGACGTTGCTGGCTACTACCGCAACCAGCCGGCATACTTTGGGGCCACCATTGGAAGGGTGGCGAATCGAGTCGCCCGGGGCCGCTTCAAGCTGTGCGGCAAGGAAGTGAGTGTGAGCCGCAACTTCAGGGACAAGTATCAGCTCCACGGCGGCTTTGTGGGCTTCGACAGCGTTATCTGGGATGTGGTGGGAATACACAAAGATGGCGTTACCTTCCAGCACGTCTCGCCGGACGGCCACGAAGGGTACCCCGGAGAGGTTACCGTCAACATCAACTTTTCGCTGAACGACACGGGCTGCTTTGGCATGAGGATCGAGGCGAGGGCCAAAGCCACCACATGCGTTAATATAACCAACCATGCGTACTTCAACCTAGCCGGCCATGGGAGCGGCAGGGATACCCTCTTGCAGCACATGCTGATGATCAAGGCCCAGAAGATTGTGGACACGGACCTCGAGCAGATTCCCACTGGGAAGCTGATGCGCATCCGCAACACTCCGTACGACTTCTCCAGCCTTGTCAACCTCGGCAAGCGCATTGGACAGCTGGCCAACTGTCCGATCCACGGCTTTGATAATAACTATTGCGTCGACGTGCCGCCCAATCGTGTCCAGCTGGTGGCCCGCGTTGTCCATCCCTGCAGCGGTCGCTTTATGGAAGTGCACACCAACCAGCCAGGGGTACAGTTCTATACCGCCAACAACCTTCCTGACGAGGAACGCGGCGGGGTTCCGAACATTGGCAAGGCCGGGGCCCACTATGTGCGGCATGGCTCCTTCTGCCTGGAGACCCAAAAGTATCCCGATGCCATGAATCACGATGACTTCCCATCGATCGTCCTTAATCCTGGACAGTTGTATGACCATCAGGTTGTCTACAGATTCGGTGCCTGCCCCAAACGAATTTAG
- the Fum3 gene encoding probable fumarate hydratase, mitochondrial produces the protein MANECKTTRVESDTLGSMQVPEDRYYGAQTMRCLLNFRIGGTEERMPKDLVQAMGILKKAAAEVNQEYGLDSKISAAISSAADEVISGKLYDEGHFPLPIWQTGSGTQTNMNTNEVIGNRAIEILGGTVGSKDPVHPNDHVNKSQSSNDTFPSAIHIAVATALVTQLKPALTKLRDSLNNKATEWRDIIKIGRTHTQDAVPITLGQEFSGYTQQLTNGLQRLDAVMPRVYQLALGGTAVGTGLNTRRGFAENCVKVIAKLTSLPFVVAPNFFEALASRDAMVEVHGALNTVATSLMKIANDIRFLGSGPRCGLGELLLPENEPGSSIMPGKVNPTQCEAMTMICAQVMGNHFAVTTGGASGHFELNVFKPLIASNVLRSIKLLTDGCTSFCINCVQGIKPNKEKIAKIMKESLMLVTALNPHIGYDKSALIAKTAHINGTTLKQEALNAGISEKDFDEWVRPEKMLGPS, from the exons ATGGCCAACGAGTGTAAAACGACACGCGTAGAAAGCGACACTCTTGGGTCTATGCAAGTACCTGAGGATCGATATTATGGCGCACAGACCATGCGCTGTTTGTTAAATTTCCGTATTGGTGGGACAGAGGAGCGTATGCCG AAGGACCTTGTCCAGGCCATGGGGATACTGAAGAAGGCCGCTGCAGAGGTCAACCAGGAGTACGGACTGGACTCGAAGATTAGCGCGGCCATATCAAGTGCAGCGGATGAGGTAATTTCGGGAAAGCTCTACGACGAGGGGCACTTTCCCCTGCCGATCTGGCAGACGGGTTCTGGTACTCAAACGAATATGAATACGAACGAGGTGATCGGCAATCGGGCCATTGAAATTCTGGGCGGCACTGTGGGCTCTAAGGATCCGGTGCATCCGAACGACCACGTTAACAAGTCGCAGAGCTCGAACGACACCTTCCCGTCGGCCATACACATTGCCGTGGCTACGGCACTGGTCACGCAGCTGAAGCCCGCGCTGACCAAGCTGCGCGATTCCCTGAACAACAAGGCCACCGAGTGGAGGGACATTATCAAGATCGGCCGCACCCACACCCAGGACGCAGTGCCCATCACTCTGGGTCAGGAGTTCAGTGGCTACACCCAACAGCTAACCAACGGCCTACAGCGCCTTGACGCGGTGATGCCCCGAGTCTATCAGTTGGCCCTAGGCGGGACTGCCGTCGGCACTGGGCTGAACACGCGCAGGGGATTCGCAGAGAACTGCGTCAAGGTGATCGCGAAGCTCACCTCGCTGCCTTTTGTGGTGGCCCCCAACTTTTTCGAGGCCCTGGCCTCGCGAGATGCCATGGTCGAGGTGCACGGGGCCCTCAACACTGTGGCCACCAGCCTCATGAAAATCGCCAATGACATTCGCTTCTTGGGATCGGGTCCCCGCTGCGGACTGGGGGAGCTGTTGCTCCCTGAGAACGAGCCGGGCAGCTCGATAATGCCGGGAAAGGTTAATCCCACACAGTGCGAGGCCATGACTATGATTTGTGCCCAGGTGATGGGCAACCATTTTGCCGTCACTACAGGCGGTGCCAGCGGCCACTTCGAGCTGAATGTGTTCAAGCCGCTGATTGCTTCCAATGTGCTGCGATCCATCAAACTTCTGA CCGATGGCTGCACTAGCTTCTGTATCAACTGCGTGCAGGGAATCAAGCCCAATAAAGAGAAGATAGCCAAGATAATGAAGGAGTCCTTGATGCTGGTCACTGCCCTCAATCCTCACATTGGCTACGACAAGTCGGCCCTGATAGCCAAGACAGCGCACATTAATGGGACCACTCTGAAGCAGGAAGCCCTCAATGCGGGCATCTCTGAAAAGGACTTCGACGAGTGGGTGCGCCCAGAAAAGATGCTGGGTCCCAGCTAG
- the LOC4812826 gene encoding aldose 1-epimerase has protein sequence MPITLEEEIFGLAVNPFTKAPEMVRRYTLTNSNRMSISVIQLGAIIQSVRMPDAYEKVDDICLGFDDIASYVATKGAYIGGTLGRVANRVANGEYVVGETKVELTKNFQNKYQLHGGLVGFDSVIWEVVQKTEDGIVFRHVSAHGHEGYPGTLTCLITYWLDNQNRIGVQFEATTDRKTVVNISNHAYFNLAGHSAGPKGLAEHTVEIAASKIVETDDQQIPTGQLVDVDDTVFDLRLPVLLGDRLMQFGGSLIDGYDNCFVVNGGSTQPGLSMIAKLVHPPSCRVMEVWTNQPGLQFYTANNLPNEKSGEFPMIGKDCTHYVKHGSFCVETEKFPDSMNHPEFPSIFLEPGEKYQHEVMYWFKVEESWKCCCNNK, from the coding sequence ATGCCGATCACACTGGAGGAGGAGATCTTTGGCCTGGCCGTTAATCCCTTCACAAAGGCACCCGAGATGGTGCGCCGCTACACGCTGACCAACTCGAACCGGATGTCCATTTCGGTGATTCAACTGGGCGCCATCATCCAAAGCGTACGAATGCCGGATGCCTATGAGAAGGTCGATGACATCTGCTTGGGATTCGATGACATTGCGAGCTACGTGGCTACCAAAGGGGCCTACATTGGCGGGACCCTCGGACGGGTCGCTAACCGAGTGGCGAACGGCGAATACGTGGTGGGTGAAACAAAGGTCGAGCTGACCAAGAACTTCCAGAACAAGTACCAGCTGCACGGCGGCCTTGTGGGCTTCGACAGCGTCATATGGGAGGTGGTGCAGAAGACGGAGGACGGCATTGTCTTTCGCCATGTCTCGGCGCATGGCCACGAGGGCTACCCGGGCACACTGACTTGCCTCATTACCTACTGGCTGGACAACCAGAATCGCATTGGCGTGCAATTCGAGGCCACCACCGACAGAAAAACCGTTGTTAATATCTCCAATCATGCGTACTTCAACCTGGCCGGCCACAGCGCTGGGCCCAAGGGTCTGGCCGAGCATACTGTGGAGATAGCTGCCAGCAAGATTGTGGAGACGGATGATCAACAGATACCAACCGGCCAGTTAGTCGACGTCGATGATACGGTCTTCGATCTGCGGCTGCCCGTCCTGCTGGGCGACCGCCTCATGCAGTTCGGCGGGAGTCTGATCGATGGCTACGATAACTGCTTTGTGGTCAATGGCGGCAGTACGCAGCCGGGCCTGAGTATGATCGCTAAGCTTGTTCATCCTCCCAGTTGTCGGGTCATGGAGGTATGGACAAATCAACCAGGGCTGCAGTTCTACACGGCCAACAATCTGCCCAACGAAAAGAGCGGCGAGTTCCCTATGATTGGCAAGGACTGCACTCACTACGTCAAACACGGCTCCTTTTGCGTGGAAACCGAAAAGTTTCCCGACTCCATGAACCATCCCGAATTCCCTTCGATTTTTCTGGAGCCCGGCGAAAAATACCAGCATGAGGTCATGTACTGGTTCAAGGTGGAGGAGTCCTGGAAGTGCTGTTGTAACAACAAGTGA
- the LOC6900542 gene encoding fibrinogen-like protein 1 isoform X1, whose amino-acid sequence MSEMTLNNLSQEGSAPENNLSSDSEDDYNVLVAEVKDHQLLLQLLRTFQAKCKSNATTIKDLGGKLFEAESQLLIHKEKAQFFDEKCRDKGDLIATLKASIQINNEMTTRNAAAHDMNIKLMQNRITELQNALDTQAKDDQPNSGTIHDTQLEKFQEQIADYKRIIELNESTICQLKEKVTALETKVKLDATIIENKNHELAQVTNSISTAESTILKLKKEVTALETTAQLAEINIKQKDEQTENKSSHRGYKITNLVSTKLIEITGLAPFAAPFKDIPCRNGNGWMVVQRRFDGSVNFSEGSYIDGFGSLAGEFWLGLEKLYILTNITPHMLHIQLVDFDDNTWYAEYDHFIVGNKICDYNLVNLGYYSGNAGDALRNHVHEGFNKWWVYKKEVQDGCNLNGKFYASTSRNRNTKDGIYWGTRGNLKSCTMLLKSMFI is encoded by the exons ATGAGTGAAATGACGTTAAACAATTTATCCCAGGAAGGATCTGCGCCTGAGAACAAT CTAAGCAGTGACTCAGAAGATGACTATAATGTACTCGTGGCTGAAGTAAAAGACCACCAACTATTGTTGCAGCTTCTGAGAACTTTTCAGGCTAAATGCAAAAGTAATGCTACGACTATCAAGGATCTGGGAGGAAAATTATTCGAAGCTGAATCACAGCTATTGATTCATAAGGAAAAGGCACAATTCTTTGATGAGAAGTGCAGGGACAAAGGTGATCTGATAGCGACGTTGAAAGCGtcaatacaaataaacaatgAAATGACTACGAGAAACGCTGCTGCGCACGATATGAACATAAAATTAATGCAAAATCGAATTACTGAGCTTCAAAATGCTCTTGACACCCAAGCTAAAGATGATCAACCAAATTCTGGAACTATCCATGACACACAATTGGAGAAGTTTCAAGAACAGATTGCCGATTATAAACGCATCATTGAGTTAAACGAGTCTACAATATGCCAACTGAAAGAAAAAGTGACTGCATTAGAGACCAAAGTCAAGCTAGATGCAACCATTATCGAAAACAAGAATCATGAACTCGCCCAAGTAACTAACAGTATAAGTACGGCCGAGTCTACAATATTAAAACTGAAAAAGGAAGTGACTGCGTTAGAGACCACAGCCCAGTTAGCTGAAATCAACATCAAACAGAAGGATGAGCAAACCGAGAATAAATCCTCGCATAGAGGGTACAAAATTACAAATCTAGTGTCCactaaattaattgaaattactGGCCTCGCACCCTTTGCCGCCCCATTTAAGGATATTCCATGTAGAAATGGCAATGGCTGGATGGTCGTGCAAAGACGTTTCGATGGAAGTGTGAATTTTTCTGAGGGCTCGTATATTGATGGTTTTGGTTCTTTAGCTGGAGAgttttggcttggcttggagAAATTGTATATATTAACAAATATTACTCCTCATATGCTGCACATTCAACTCGTTGATTTCGATGATAATACATGGTACGCAGAATATGACCACTTCATTGTTGGCAACAAAATATGTGACTACAACTTAGTTAACCTCGGGTACTACTCAGGAAACGCTGGTGATGCACTGCGAAATCATGTGCATGAAGGTTTCAATAAGTGGTGGGTGTATAAAAAAGAAGTTCAAGACGGGTG taatttgaatggaaaattTTATGCATCGACGAGTCGAAATCGGAATACCAAGGATGGCATTTATTGGGGTACAAGAGGAAACCTCAAATCTTGTACAATGTTGCTAAAATCTATGTTTATTTAA
- the LOC6900542 gene encoding fibrinogen-like protein 1 isoform X2: MSEMTLNNLSQEGSAPENNLSSDSEDDYNVLVAEVKDHQLLLQLLRTFQAKCKSNATTIKDLGGKLFEAESQLLIHKEKAQFFDEKCRDKGDLIATLKASIQINNEMTTRNAAAHDMNIKLMQNRITELQNALDTQAKDDQPNSGTIHDTQLEKFQEQIADYKRIIELNESTICQLKEKVTALETKVKLDATIIENKNHELAQVTNSISTAESTILKLKKEVTALETTAQLAEINIKQKDEQTENKSSHRGYKITNLVSTKLIEITGLAPFAAPFKDIPCRNGNGWMVVQRRFDGSVNFSEGSYIDGFGSLAGEFWLGLEKLYILTNITPHMLHIQLVDFDDNTWYAEYDHFIVGNKICDYNLVNLGYYSGNAGDALRNHVHEGFNKCNLNGKFYASTSRNRNTKDGIYWGTRGNLKSCTMLLKSMFI, encoded by the exons ATGAGTGAAATGACGTTAAACAATTTATCCCAGGAAGGATCTGCGCCTGAGAACAAT CTAAGCAGTGACTCAGAAGATGACTATAATGTACTCGTGGCTGAAGTAAAAGACCACCAACTATTGTTGCAGCTTCTGAGAACTTTTCAGGCTAAATGCAAAAGTAATGCTACGACTATCAAGGATCTGGGAGGAAAATTATTCGAAGCTGAATCACAGCTATTGATTCATAAGGAAAAGGCACAATTCTTTGATGAGAAGTGCAGGGACAAAGGTGATCTGATAGCGACGTTGAAAGCGtcaatacaaataaacaatgAAATGACTACGAGAAACGCTGCTGCGCACGATATGAACATAAAATTAATGCAAAATCGAATTACTGAGCTTCAAAATGCTCTTGACACCCAAGCTAAAGATGATCAACCAAATTCTGGAACTATCCATGACACACAATTGGAGAAGTTTCAAGAACAGATTGCCGATTATAAACGCATCATTGAGTTAAACGAGTCTACAATATGCCAACTGAAAGAAAAAGTGACTGCATTAGAGACCAAAGTCAAGCTAGATGCAACCATTATCGAAAACAAGAATCATGAACTCGCCCAAGTAACTAACAGTATAAGTACGGCCGAGTCTACAATATTAAAACTGAAAAAGGAAGTGACTGCGTTAGAGACCACAGCCCAGTTAGCTGAAATCAACATCAAACAGAAGGATGAGCAAACCGAGAATAAATCCTCGCATAGAGGGTACAAAATTACAAATCTAGTGTCCactaaattaattgaaattactGGCCTCGCACCCTTTGCCGCCCCATTTAAGGATATTCCATGTAGAAATGGCAATGGCTGGATGGTCGTGCAAAGACGTTTCGATGGAAGTGTGAATTTTTCTGAGGGCTCGTATATTGATGGTTTTGGTTCTTTAGCTGGAGAgttttggcttggcttggagAAATTGTATATATTAACAAATATTACTCCTCATATGCTGCACATTCAACTCGTTGATTTCGATGATAATACATGGTACGCAGAATATGACCACTTCATTGTTGGCAACAAAATATGTGACTACAACTTAGTTAACCTCGGGTACTACTCAGGAAACGCTGGTGATGCACTGCGAAATCATGTGCATGAAGGTTTCAATAAGTG taatttgaatggaaaattTTATGCATCGACGAGTCGAAATCGGAATACCAAGGATGGCATTTATTGGGGTACAAGAGGAAACCTCAAATCTTGTACAATGTTGCTAAAATCTATGTTTATTTAA
- the ORMDL gene encoding ORM1-like protein isoform X2, which yields MTSIAGGHGEPNPNSSWLSARGFWLAYFLGLLSIHLILLSVPFVSISWAWTATNLIHNAAHLYFLHIIKGAPWLSIENDPSRRWTHWEQIDDGIQMTTTRKFLTAVPIVLFLLTCLYTRNSTEHFIANFVSLVVVTLPKLPQFHGVRLFNINKY from the exons ATGACGAGTATTGCCGGCGGTCACGGGGAGCCAAACCCCAACAGCTCCTGGTTGAGTGCACGTGGCTTTTGGCTAGCGTACTTCCTTGGTTTATTGTCGATTCACTTGATACTCTTATCTGTGCCCTTTGTCAGTATTTCTTGGGCCTGGACAGCGACTAACCTGATACACAATGCG GCCCACTTGTACTTCTTGCACATCATTAAGGGAGCTCCTTGGCTGAGCATTGAGAACGACCCGAGCCGCCGCTGGACACATTGGGAGCAGATTGACGACGGCATCCAGATGACTACCACCCGAAAGTTTTTAACAGCCGTCCCTATTGTGCT TTTCCTGCTCACCTGTCTGTACACCCGCAATAGTACCGAGCACTTTATAGCCAACTTTGTGTCCCTGGTTGTCGTCACGCTTCCCAAGCTGCCACAGTTCCATGGCGTGCGTTTGTTCAACATAAACAAGTACTAG
- the ORMDL gene encoding ORM1-like protein isoform X1 → MTSIAGGHGEPNPNSSWLSARGFWLAYFLGLLSIHLILLSVPFVSISWAWTATNLIHNARSLFAQAHLYFLHIIKGAPWLSIENDPSRRWTHWEQIDDGIQMTTTRKFLTAVPIVLFLLTCLYTRNSTEHFIANFVSLVVVTLPKLPQFHGVRLFNINKY, encoded by the exons ATGACGAGTATTGCCGGCGGTCACGGGGAGCCAAACCCCAACAGCTCCTGGTTGAGTGCACGTGGCTTTTGGCTAGCGTACTTCCTTGGTTTATTGTCGATTCACTTGATACTCTTATCTGTGCCCTTTGTCAGTATTTCTTGGGCCTGGACAGCGACTAACCTGATACACAATGCG CGTTCATTGTTTGCACAGGCCCACTTGTACTTCTTGCACATCATTAAGGGAGCTCCTTGGCTGAGCATTGAGAACGACCCGAGCCGCCGCTGGACACATTGGGAGCAGATTGACGACGGCATCCAGATGACTACCACCCGAAAGTTTTTAACAGCCGTCCCTATTGTGCT TTTCCTGCTCACCTGTCTGTACACCCGCAATAGTACCGAGCACTTTATAGCCAACTTTGTGTCCCTGGTTGTCGTCACGCTTCCCAAGCTGCCACAGTTCCATGGCGTGCGTTTGTTCAACATAAACAAGTACTAG
- the LOC26533271 gene encoding asparagine--tRNA ligase, cytoplasmic-like has translation MSASGIYTSEKRGSDGSGNGTQSKPFKTVLHAMQLAGSEEPYETIYVDSSEPSKVFEPASKSQLKKIQKVLQRDGQKNVDKELREAEDAEKRQLNLEEAKKIRILEDASLPKARKIKITKGPEFRGVRVKIFGWVHRLRRQGKALMFLTLRDGTGFLQCVLTDLLCQTYQALVLSTESSVVLYGILKAVPSGKIAPGGHELHVDYWELIGLAPPGGADAILNEEALPDVQLDNRHIMIRGENTSKVLKMRSVVMQAFRDHYFDRGYNEVTPPTLVQTQVEGGSTLFKMQFFGEEAFLTQSSQLYLETCLPALGDVFTIAQSYRAEQSRTRRHLAEYTHVEAECPFISYDDLLDRLEDLVCDVVDRVLKSPYGHLVMELNPDFKPPKKPFRRMDYAAAIEWLKKNNVTKDDGTFYEFGEDIPEAPERKMTDTINEPILLCRFPVAIKSFYMSRCPEDKRLTESVDVLLPNVGEIVGGSMRIWDSEELLNGYKREGIDPTPYYWYTDQRIYGTIPHGGYGLGLERFLCWLLNRYHIREVCLYPRFLDRCRP, from the coding sequence ATGAGTGCAAGTGGAATCTATACATCTGAGAAACGGGGAAGCGACGGTTCCGGAAACGGTACCCAGAGCAAGCCTTTCAAGACGGTTCTCCATGCAATGCAGCTAGCGGGCAGTGAGGAGCCCTACGAAACCATCTATGTGGATAGCTCGGAGCCGTCTAAGGTTTTTGAGCCAGCTTCCAAGTCTCAGCTAAAGAAGATCCAGAAGGTGCTGCAACGCGATGGCCAAAAGAATGTTGACAAGGAGCTCCGCGAAGCCGAGGACGCGGAGAAGCGCCAACTGAACTTGGAGGAGGCGAAAAAAATTAGGATTTTAGAAGATGCAAGCTTGCCAAAGGCCcgcaaaatcaaaatcacaAAAGGACCGGAATTCCGGGGAGTTCGCGTCAAGATCTTTGGCTGGGTGCACCGACTGCGGCGGCAGGGCAAGGCGCTGATGTTCCTGACCCTAAGGGATGGCACCGGCTTCCTGCAATGTGTGCTCACTGATTTGCTGTGCCAAACGTACCAAGCCCTGGTTCTGAGTACCGAGAGTTCCGTGGTACTCTATGGCATACTGAAAGCGGTGCCTTCGGGGAAGATCGCACCCGGTGGCCATGAGCTGCATGTGGACTACTGGGAGCTGATTGGTCTGGCTCCTCCAGGTGGAGCCGATGCAATTCTCAACGAGGAGGCTCTTCCCGACGTGCAGCTGGACAACAGGCACATTATGATTCGGGGCGAGAACACCTCCAAGGTGCTCAAGATGCGATCCGTCGTGATGCAAGCCTTCCGTGACCACTACTTCGATCGCGGATACAACGAGGTGACGCCTCCCACACTGGTACAGACACAAGTAGAGGGCGGCTCCACTCTTTTCAAGATGCAGTTCTTTGGCGAGGAGGCCTTCCTCACCCAGAGCTCGCAGCTGTACTTGGAAACCTGTCTGCCCGCCCTGGGCGATGTCTTTACTATTGCCCAGAGCTATCGGGCCGAGCAGAGTCGCACGCGCCGACACTTGGCGGAGTACACCCACGTTGAGGCAGAGTGTCCATTCATTAGCTACGACGATCTGTTAGATCGCCTCGAGGACTTGGTCTGCGATGTTGTGGATCGGGTGCTGAAGTCGCCATATGGCCACCTGGTCATGGAGCTCAACCCGGATTTCAAACCACCGAAGAAGCCATTCCGTCGCATGGACTACGCGGCCGCTATCGAATGGCTGAAGAAAAACAACGTGACCAAAGATGATGGCACCTTCTACGAGTTTGGCGAGGACATACCCGAGGCCCCCGAGCGCAAGATGACCGACACTATCAACGAACCCATTCTACTCTGTCGCTTCCCCGTGGCCATCAAATCATTCTACATGTCCCGCTGCCCGGAGGACAAGCGGCTGACCGAGAGTGTGGATGTCTTGCTGCCAAACGTGGGTGAGATTGTCGGCGGCTCGATGAGGATTTGGGACAGCGAGGAATTGTTGAACGGCTATAAGCGCGAGGGCATCGATCCGACTCCCTACTATTGGTACACCGATCAAAGGATCTACGGAACAATACCTCATGGCGGCTATGGTCTTGGCCTGGAGCGTTTCCTCTGCTGGCTGCTTAACCGCTATCACATTCGGGAGGTGTGTCTTTATCCACGCTTCCTCGACAGATGCAGGCCCTAG